From Sphingopyxis sp. USTB-05, the proteins below share one genomic window:
- a CDS encoding class I adenylate-forming enzyme family protein produces the protein MSFVELDDKVARLARDLRVRGVATKDVISLYGPVGWEWIVAYHAALRVGAVVNPINALLTPDEVNYILSDCGAKLIFADRGRLDSLAAADAVHSGIETVDFGEIDLLSSTGEGIDPAGVSDPDALSTICYTSGTTGRPKGAMLSHRNVLMNAALTGLMHGRSAADTTVTALPLAHVYGNVVMNGSIIAGATLVLIPAFAPEAVLEAIELHRATRFEGVPTMYYRLLDSPALPRTNVGTLQYCTVGGQTMPVDKMQAVEARLGCPLLELWGMSEIGGLGTTFPWTGPRTLGSIGIALPGMEVRTVNAETRLPTASGEAGELQIRGATVMIGYLGNPEATRETLDANGWLSTGDVARIDDQGQVFVIDRMKDVILTSGNNVYPAEIERAISSLAGVAMVGVGRDSHPDKGEVPHAFIVCETGASLTAEIVVDHCRGLLAPYKIPRSISFVDDLPKTSSGKILRRLLGKAAFDQTPV, from the coding sequence ATGAGCTTCGTCGAACTCGACGACAAGGTCGCGCGCCTCGCGCGCGACCTGCGGGTCCGAGGGGTCGCCACAAAGGATGTGATCAGCCTTTATGGTCCTGTAGGCTGGGAATGGATTGTCGCCTACCATGCCGCGCTTCGCGTGGGCGCGGTGGTGAACCCGATCAACGCCTTGCTGACGCCTGACGAGGTCAACTATATTCTCAGCGACTGCGGAGCGAAACTGATCTTCGCCGATCGGGGCCGGCTCGACAGCCTCGCAGCCGCAGACGCCGTTCATTCCGGAATCGAGACTGTCGACTTCGGAGAAATCGATCTCCTCTCATCGACCGGCGAGGGGATCGATCCGGCCGGTGTAAGCGACCCGGATGCCTTGTCGACGATTTGCTATACGTCTGGTACCACGGGGCGCCCGAAAGGTGCGATGCTGAGCCACCGGAATGTTCTGATGAACGCCGCACTCACAGGGCTCATGCACGGACGCTCGGCAGCTGATACGACCGTTACGGCCCTGCCGCTTGCCCATGTGTATGGCAATGTGGTGATGAACGGTTCGATTATTGCCGGGGCCACTTTGGTGCTGATACCTGCCTTTGCTCCCGAAGCGGTTCTGGAGGCGATCGAGTTGCATCGCGCGACGCGCTTCGAAGGCGTTCCCACCATGTATTACCGGCTTCTGGACTCGCCGGCCTTGCCGCGTACGAACGTCGGAACGCTTCAATATTGTACGGTCGGCGGCCAGACGATGCCGGTCGACAAGATGCAGGCCGTCGAGGCTCGCCTTGGTTGCCCACTCCTTGAATTGTGGGGGATGAGCGAAATCGGCGGGCTTGGTACAACATTCCCCTGGACCGGCCCGCGCACCCTCGGCTCGATCGGCATTGCCCTGCCGGGGATGGAAGTCAGGACTGTGAATGCCGAGACCCGTTTGCCGACGGCGTCAGGGGAAGCCGGAGAGTTGCAAATTCGCGGGGCGACCGTGATGATCGGCTATCTCGGGAACCCGGAGGCGACGCGCGAAACGCTCGACGCAAACGGCTGGCTGTCGACCGGAGATGTTGCGCGCATCGATGACCAAGGCCAGGTCTTCGTCATCGATCGCATGAAGGACGTCATTCTAACGTCGGGCAACAATGTCTACCCCGCCGAGATCGAACGTGCCATTTCGAGCTTGGCCGGCGTGGCCATGGTTGGCGTGGGCCGCGACAGTCATCCCGACAAGGGCGAGGTCCCGCACGCGTTCATCGTGTGCGAAACGGGTGCCTCGCTGACCGCCGAGATCGTCGTGGATCATTGTAGGGGCTTGCTTGCACCCTATAAAATCCCGCGCAGCATCAGTTTTGTCGACGACCTGCCCAAAACATCGTCGGGCAAGATTCTGCGCCGACTTCTAGGCAAGGCAGCTTTCGACCAGACGCCGGTCTGA
- a CDS encoding dipeptidase has product MSQSQEKAAGPLMAMEIDHVSDHARRLLRESFVWDAHGGFTSKPDQNLNELSRWEKAGVDFLSVNIGFDVHPWEFTVQTVAAYRHWIAHHPDRFVLVESMDDVFLAKREGKLAIAFDLEGAVSLGNQLSMLALYHRLGVRQMHFVYNLNNEAGGGCQDDDQGLTDFGRALVDEVNRLGILLDMSHVGYRSTMEIMERSKKPVVFSHSNPRALVDHPRNLTDEQMLACAATGGLIGVTGVGRFLGDPEARSSTFVKAIDLAVERVGIDAVGIGLDFVWAPGGPSRFPQFWPPEYYTGKFAYLGPHQLPEITEMLLRKGYDDADIRKIFGENYLRVAGEAWDVGFVQT; this is encoded by the coding sequence ATGAGCCAATCTCAAGAAAAAGCGGCTGGGCCCTTGATGGCGATGGAGATTGATCATGTCAGCGATCATGCGCGTCGGCTGTTGCGCGAGTCCTTCGTCTGGGACGCGCATGGAGGATTTACGAGCAAGCCTGATCAGAATTTGAACGAGCTGAGCCGGTGGGAAAAGGCTGGCGTCGATTTCCTTTCGGTCAACATCGGGTTTGACGTACATCCTTGGGAATTCACTGTGCAGACGGTGGCTGCCTATCGGCATTGGATTGCTCACCATCCGGATCGTTTTGTCCTGGTCGAGTCAATGGATGATGTTTTCCTTGCGAAGCGCGAGGGTAAACTCGCGATCGCATTTGATTTGGAAGGGGCCGTGTCGCTGGGCAACCAGCTTTCAATGCTTGCGCTGTATCACCGGCTAGGCGTCCGTCAGATGCACTTTGTCTACAACCTCAACAATGAGGCGGGCGGCGGATGCCAGGACGATGACCAGGGTTTGACGGATTTCGGTAGGGCGCTCGTGGATGAGGTTAACCGGCTCGGTATCCTGCTGGACATGTCGCATGTCGGCTATCGCTCGACGATGGAAATCATGGAGAGATCCAAGAAGCCGGTTGTATTCTCTCATTCGAATCCTCGCGCGTTGGTGGATCACCCCCGAAATCTGACAGACGAGCAGATGTTGGCCTGTGCCGCCACGGGCGGCCTTATCGGCGTGACTGGTGTCGGCCGTTTCCTTGGTGATCCCGAAGCGAGATCGTCGACCTTCGTGAAAGCAATAGATTTGGCCGTAGAGCGGGTAGGGATCGACGCCGTTGGCATTGGGCTCGATTTTGTATGGGCACCCGGCGGGCCGTCCCGTTTCCCGCAATTTTGGCCACCGGAATATTACACTGGCAAATTTGCCTATCTGGGCCCGCATCAGCTGCCAGAAATAACTGAAATGCTCCTCCGTAAAGGCTATGACGATGCCGATATCCGAAAGATATTCGGCGAGAATTACTTGCGCGTAGCCGGCGAAGCTTGGGACGTGGGGTTCGTCCAGACTTGA
- a CDS encoding FAD-binding oxidoreductase, with amino-acid sequence MSSPVDRALCEASLTPFWLDDAQRPQAERALTADVTADLVIVGGGFTGLCAAVQAKEAHPEKSIVLLEAREIAAGASGRPGGIISTSVMHGLRNEASVFPDDVEAIERLGKENLDGFRAAVERFGIDADIEWNGEMTVAVSADGLEKIRDEYEPHQSHGHDVELLDREETQNELRSPVFEGAMWSRQRSGIVHPAKLAWGLKAAAIGLGVRVFEHSPMEAVEDHGDALVIVTPGGRVAANRVLFATNAWTAGHRKIKRRVMAMRDRVLATAPLTDEQLGRLGWKNRQGVYDTRAQLNYMRLTRDNRIVFGRSVRYYFNGDINPAVDQERESFRDLVSSFYEKFPQLSDLGITHLWGGSIDYCSRFSVFFERLFGEKAVYVGSTQASVSLGADLARASASLFSMVRIFRSSSWKSSPAGPTSFRPDPFAGSGRG; translated from the coding sequence ATGAGCAGCCCCGTCGACCGTGCCCTTTGCGAAGCAAGCCTGACGCCCTTCTGGCTGGACGATGCCCAACGGCCGCAAGCCGAACGGGCACTGACCGCAGATGTCACCGCGGATCTCGTGATCGTCGGAGGAGGTTTCACGGGGCTTTGCGCCGCAGTGCAGGCCAAGGAGGCACACCCGGAAAAGTCGATTGTCCTGCTCGAGGCCCGTGAAATCGCCGCGGGTGCTTCAGGGCGTCCCGGCGGGATTATCTCGACATCCGTGATGCACGGACTGAGGAACGAGGCGAGCGTCTTTCCTGACGATGTCGAGGCGATTGAACGCCTTGGCAAGGAAAATCTCGACGGATTTCGCGCGGCCGTCGAACGCTTTGGCATCGATGCCGATATTGAGTGGAATGGCGAAATGACCGTGGCTGTCTCGGCCGACGGTCTCGAGAAAATCCGCGACGAATACGAACCCCACCAGTCGCACGGCCATGACGTGGAACTCCTCGATCGCGAGGAGACGCAGAATGAGCTGCGTTCGCCCGTTTTCGAAGGAGCTATGTGGTCCCGCCAGCGGAGTGGGATTGTTCATCCGGCAAAGCTGGCGTGGGGCCTGAAGGCGGCGGCTATCGGGCTGGGCGTGCGGGTATTCGAGCATAGTCCCATGGAAGCGGTCGAAGACCATGGAGACGCTCTTGTAATTGTCACCCCCGGGGGGCGGGTTGCTGCGAACCGGGTGTTGTTCGCAACCAATGCCTGGACAGCGGGCCATCGCAAGATCAAACGCCGGGTCATGGCCATGAGGGACCGCGTGCTTGCCACAGCGCCCCTCACGGACGAGCAGCTTGGCCGTCTCGGATGGAAGAACCGGCAAGGCGTGTACGATACGCGCGCGCAATTAAACTACATGCGTCTCACGCGGGATAACAGGATCGTGTTCGGCAGGAGCGTGAGGTACTATTTCAATGGAGACATCAATCCCGCAGTAGACCAGGAACGAGAAAGCTTTCGCGATCTTGTCTCGAGCTTCTACGAGAAATTTCCGCAGCTGTCGGACCTCGGCATAACGCACCTCTGGGGCGGATCGATCGACTATTGTTCGCGCTTCTCGGTGTTCTTCGAGCGATTGTTCGGTGAAAAAGCTGTTTATGTCGGGAGTACACAGGCTTCGGTGTCGCTGGGAGCCGATTTGGCGCGCGCATCGGCGTCGCTCTTCTCGATGGTTCGGATCTTCCGGAGCTCAAGCTGGAAATCGTCACCGGCCGGCCCAACGTCATTCCGCCCGGACCCCTTCGCTGGATCGGGGCGCGGCTGA
- a CDS encoding AMP-binding protein: MHLSTHARIAPDRPALIMAASGEAISYRELEQRSNQGAQLFRQLGLARGDVIAILLENSPRYFELAWAAQRTGLYYTCISSKLTADEAEYIIRDCGARLLVTSREFGELAVDLKRRLTGLPIYMVVEPLRAFLDFEAEREAQPVEPVADESAGSDMLYTSGTTGRPKGVKPPLGDQPLDEETRLEGVCRRMFAFEAGCNYLCPAPLYHSAPLRFSMTVQRLGGTVVLMERYDAEAALELIERYRIACAQFVPTHFNRMLKLPEEARKRSDMSSLRSVVHASAPCPVPVKEAMIDWWGPIVHEYYSGTEGNGMCCISSPKWLAHKGSVGKSIVGTLYICDDSGEPLPVRAEGLV; encoded by the coding sequence ATGCATCTCTCGACCCATGCCAGGATCGCTCCCGATCGCCCCGCCCTGATCATGGCAGCCAGCGGCGAGGCCATAAGCTATCGCGAGCTTGAACAACGTTCCAACCAGGGCGCACAGCTTTTCCGGCAACTCGGCCTCGCGCGCGGCGACGTGATCGCTATTCTCCTCGAGAATAGTCCGCGCTATTTCGAACTGGCTTGGGCGGCGCAGCGTACTGGCCTTTATTATACCTGCATCTCCTCGAAGCTGACGGCGGACGAGGCCGAGTATATCATCCGCGACTGCGGCGCCCGATTGCTTGTCACGTCCCGGGAATTTGGCGAGCTCGCGGTTGACCTTAAACGCCGGCTGACCGGCCTTCCGATCTATATGGTCGTCGAACCGCTTCGGGCGTTTCTCGATTTCGAGGCTGAGCGCGAGGCGCAGCCCGTCGAGCCCGTCGCCGATGAGTCCGCAGGCTCGGATATGCTCTATACCTCGGGTACAACCGGCCGGCCGAAGGGCGTCAAGCCGCCGCTCGGCGACCAGCCGCTTGATGAAGAAACCCGGCTCGAGGGCGTTTGCCGCCGGATGTTTGCGTTTGAAGCGGGCTGCAATTATCTGTGCCCCGCTCCGCTTTATCATTCCGCCCCGCTCCGTTTCTCCATGACCGTTCAGCGTCTTGGCGGGACTGTGGTTCTCATGGAGCGCTATGATGCAGAGGCCGCGCTCGAACTGATCGAACGCTATCGTATCGCCTGCGCACAATTTGTCCCGACGCATTTCAACCGGATGTTGAAATTGCCCGAAGAGGCCCGAAAACGGTCCGACATGAGCTCGCTCCGGTCGGTTGTTCACGCTTCGGCGCCTTGTCCGGTGCCGGTCAAGGAGGCGATGATCGACTGGTGGGGACCCATCGTTCACGAATATTACTCGGGAACCGAGGGGAATGGCATGTGCTGCATCTCCTCACCCAAATGGTTGGCGCACAAAGGATCGGTGGGCAAGTCGATCGTGGGAACCCTGTATATCTGCGACGATAGCGGCGAGCCGCTGCCCGTTCGCGCCGAAGGTCTTGTCTAG
- a CDS encoding aldehyde dehydrogenase family protein translates to MPVNFFDDYTMTIDGRAGVSAATIEAINPATEEVIAQVPDASRAQLDEAVDAARRAFPAWSARPVAERQAFVSKIGDAIEAHAEDFMRLLTREQGKARAGAEWEIGGSVIWCREIAKQELPLHVVEESDDRTVETRRVPLGVVGGITPWNFPVLLAIWKIAPALVAGNTMVLKPSPYTPLCTLKLGEILRDILPAGVLNIVSGGNDLGAWMTGHPGIAKVSFTGSTATGRKIMESSASNLKRITLELGGNDPAIVLPDVDPAKVAQELFWAAFQNSAQFCVAAKRLYVHADVYDELRDALVDYAKTVKVGDGAEQGTDLGPIQNRMQFEKVKDLLVDAKASGLKALIGGEVEDGTGFFVPVTIYDNPPEDSRVVREEAFGPILPLLKFDDLEDVVARANDTEYGLAASVWSNDSQKAKEIASRIEAGTVWINEIHSFSPHVAFGGHKQSGVGIENSLEGLAEYTNSQTIVTRRVPASSGA, encoded by the coding sequence ATGCCAGTGAACTTTTTTGACGATTATACGATGACGATCGACGGCCGCGCCGGAGTCTCGGCCGCCACGATCGAAGCCATCAACCCTGCGACCGAGGAAGTGATCGCTCAGGTCCCTGACGCAAGCCGTGCGCAACTCGACGAAGCTGTCGATGCTGCACGTCGGGCGTTTCCGGCATGGAGCGCGCGCCCGGTCGCGGAGCGCCAGGCTTTTGTGTCGAAGATCGGAGATGCTATCGAGGCCCATGCGGAGGATTTCATGCGCCTCTTGACCCGCGAACAGGGCAAGGCGCGCGCTGGCGCGGAGTGGGAAATCGGTGGATCGGTAATCTGGTGCCGCGAAATCGCAAAGCAGGAACTGCCCTTGCATGTCGTGGAAGAAAGCGATGACAGGACCGTCGAGACACGCCGTGTTCCGCTTGGCGTCGTCGGCGGAATCACGCCGTGGAACTTCCCTGTACTGCTCGCGATCTGGAAGATTGCTCCCGCTCTCGTCGCGGGCAACACGATGGTTCTGAAGCCGTCGCCCTACACGCCGCTATGCACTCTGAAGCTCGGCGAAATCCTTCGCGACATCCTTCCGGCAGGCGTGCTCAACATCGTGTCGGGCGGCAACGACCTTGGCGCATGGATGACCGGGCATCCCGGGATCGCGAAGGTCAGCTTTACCGGCTCGACTGCGACAGGCCGCAAGATCATGGAGAGCTCGGCTAGTAATCTCAAGCGCATCACCCTCGAACTTGGCGGCAACGATCCCGCAATCGTGCTACCCGATGTCGACCCGGCCAAGGTTGCGCAGGAGCTGTTCTGGGCGGCATTCCAGAACAGCGCCCAGTTCTGCGTCGCGGCCAAGCGGCTCTATGTTCATGCCGACGTTTACGACGAACTGCGCGACGCGCTCGTCGATTATGCGAAGACCGTCAAGGTCGGCGACGGGGCGGAACAGGGAACGGATCTCGGGCCGATCCAGAACCGCATGCAGTTCGAAAAGGTGAAGGATTTGCTCGTCGACGCCAAGGCGTCGGGACTCAAGGCGCTGATCGGTGGCGAGGTCGAAGACGGAACCGGATTTTTCGTGCCGGTTACCATCTACGACAATCCGCCCGAAGACTCGCGCGTCGTGCGTGAAGAAGCCTTCGGCCCGATCCTCCCTCTGTTGAAATTCGATGATCTGGAAGACGTCGTCGCGCGGGCAAACGACACGGAATATGGATTGGCCGCGTCGGTCTGGTCGAACGATAGCCAGAAGGCCAAGGAGATCGCTTCGCGCATCGAGGCCGGCACGGTCTGGATCAATGAAATCCACAGTTTCTCGCCGCATGTCGCATTCGGTGGGCATAAACAGTCGGGTGTCGGGATCGAAAACTCGCTCGAAGGTCTCGCGGAATACACGAACTCCCAGACGATCGTGACGAGACGGGTTCCGGCGTCCAGCGGAGCTTGA
- a CDS encoding cupin domain-containing protein: protein MTRLVVTGERPDGSACILSDKDIGFERLGGGFGFTQLWGSDTPPAFPNDGAAPCFQALMPPAGGYRFSIMQIMPKHILSDANKGGPVELSAAVRDMYANAGIDAVATGEAPGMHRTDSVDLGIVLSGVVTMELDTGEKIELRAGDAFVQNGTHHKWSNEGSESVVVAVAIIGGDPRV from the coding sequence GTGACTAGGCTTGTGGTTACCGGCGAGCGGCCCGATGGTTCGGCGTGCATTCTGTCCGACAAGGACATCGGGTTCGAGCGCTTGGGCGGCGGGTTCGGCTTCACCCAGCTCTGGGGAAGTGACACCCCGCCAGCTTTCCCCAATGACGGCGCGGCACCATGCTTCCAGGCGCTGATGCCGCCCGCCGGCGGGTATCGCTTCTCTATCATGCAGATTATGCCCAAGCATATCTTGTCCGACGCGAACAAGGGTGGTCCTGTCGAACTCAGCGCAGCCGTCCGCGACATGTATGCGAATGCCGGTATCGACGCTGTCGCCACAGGCGAGGCCCCCGGCATGCACCGGACCGATTCGGTCGATCTCGGCATTGTTCTATCGGGGGTCGTTACGATGGAACTCGACACCGGCGAAAAAATCGAACTCCGCGCTGGCGATGCCTTCGTACAGAATGGCACGCACCATAAGTGGTCCAACGAAGGCAGCGAATCTGTCGTCGTGGCGGTAGCGATCATCGGCGGCGATCCGCGCGTATAG
- a CDS encoding SDR family NAD(P)-dependent oxidoreductase — MQDKAIIIAGAASGIGAATARKLAANGARVVVADINEAGAAATAEAIRQLAGRSRRISSRMAGPT, encoded by the coding sequence TTGCAGGACAAGGCCATCATCATCGCCGGTGCCGCTTCGGGCATCGGCGCGGCGACGGCGCGCAAGCTCGCGGCAAATGGGGCGCGGGTCGTCGTCGCCGACATCAACGAGGCGGGCGCGGCGGCGACGGCCGAAGCCATCAGGCAGCTGGCCGGGCGTTCGAGGAGGATCTCGTCGCGGATGGCTGGACCGACATGA
- a CDS encoding enoyl-CoA hydratase/isomerase family protein, producing the protein MSPGFLSLATREEGAMSQTNFVPHIPLDQYGAVFAEHFAMTRRDGVIEVRFHTGGDEALWSMELHRAISQMFQAVGQDADNEVMIITGTGDLWINKRDMESYRQHPTGTYDIWYRDSVKLIENLLWSVDIPTIAAINGPGFHTEFGLLCDLTIAAEEAIFFEPHFHVGVAPGDGQFLVYQALMGPKRANHVMYIRDEGIFASEALDWGLVGEVLPRERLLDRAHEMAAQIMRQPRTVRRLTTQIARRPLRQIVQRDLGMHLSHELFGVHETPRSLRHFDQD; encoded by the coding sequence TTGTCGCCCGGCTTCTTATCTCTTGCGACCCGGGAGGAAGGCGCGATGTCCCAGACGAATTTCGTACCGCATATACCGCTCGATCAGTACGGAGCCGTCTTCGCCGAACATTTCGCGATGACGCGCCGTGATGGCGTGATCGAGGTCCGCTTTCACACCGGCGGCGACGAGGCGCTCTGGAGCATGGAATTGCACCGCGCGATCTCCCAGATGTTTCAGGCCGTCGGTCAGGATGCCGACAATGAAGTGATGATCATCACGGGAACCGGCGACTTGTGGATCAATAAGCGCGATATGGAAAGCTACCGGCAGCATCCGACGGGAACATACGACATCTGGTACCGGGATTCGGTCAAGCTGATCGAGAATCTGCTCTGGTCGGTCGATATTCCCACGATAGCCGCGATCAACGGGCCCGGCTTCCACACGGAGTTCGGATTGCTGTGCGATCTTACCATCGCCGCGGAAGAAGCCATATTCTTCGAGCCCCATTTTCACGTCGGGGTAGCGCCGGGCGATGGCCAGTTCCTTGTCTATCAGGCGCTCATGGGGCCGAAGCGGGCAAACCATGTCATGTATATTCGCGATGAAGGCATTTTCGCATCGGAGGCACTGGACTGGGGCCTTGTCGGCGAAGTCCTGCCGCGGGAGCGTTTGCTTGACCGTGCGCATGAAATGGCGGCGCAGATCATGCGTCAGCCGCGGACCGTGAGGCGTTTGACAACGCAGATCGCGCGCCGGCCTCTGCGCCAGATTGTCCAGCGCGATCTCGGAATGCACCTCTCGCACGAATTGTTCGGCGTGCATGAAACGCCGCGCTCGCTGCGCCACTTTGATCAGGATTGA
- a CDS encoding TonB-dependent receptor: MLFRYGNVPERKGKRKRDGGWDPFLAGSFAYGSPTVEIDAQLPLSADKLGVAFGVALSHDEYSDGANGRAFSAAVIPRWRPADGIEVIPFWSMSTLKDEEVASTFTTAGAFVPTNLPRRRYFGQDWAQKDSRNDNFSLISKVRLSDSWSISAGLFRSISKSEENFYQDYLDDSTDGQARAEVTADPGNRSASSSGEIRLTYGWGNGDRRHLVHAAVRARKVQSQYGGAAEPTDLGERKLGDKFPVPRPASLEFGEQDRTEVRQMTLGLSYNGVWRNVGELSLGLQKTDYDKRVDFPGTVPDTRAIDKPWLFNAALAIHAYTAIAVYGSYTCGLEESGTAPGNAANRNEALPAIRTKQIDVGVRLSVAPGLRLLAGAFDITKPYFSTDEDNIFTALGQVRHRGFEISMTANPTKQVSIVAGAVVMDPKVTGEAVELGRVGRRPLGQEKVTFTGDVDYRLPWLDGASLDLSLTWTGRRPSSRDKVVSTDPYLNLDLGARYAFKLGNFPALLRLQLRNLTNSNG; the protein is encoded by the coding sequence ATGCTCTTCCGGTACGGGAATGTTCCGGAGCGAAAGGGCAAAAGGAAGCGTGATGGCGGTTGGGATCCCTTTCTTGCGGGCAGCTTCGCATATGGCTCGCCAACCGTCGAGATCGACGCACAGCTGCCCTTGTCGGCAGACAAGCTCGGCGTTGCCTTTGGAGTCGCGCTTTCTCACGACGAATATTCCGATGGTGCGAACGGGAGGGCGTTCAGTGCGGCGGTCATTCCTCGCTGGCGCCCGGCCGATGGCATTGAGGTCATCCCCTTTTGGTCGATGTCGACGCTCAAAGATGAAGAGGTGGCTTCGACCTTCACAACCGCCGGGGCTTTCGTTCCGACCAACCTTCCGCGCCGCCGCTACTTTGGTCAGGACTGGGCGCAGAAGGATAGCCGGAACGACAACTTCAGCCTGATCAGCAAGGTCCGGCTTTCCGACAGTTGGTCGATATCGGCCGGTCTCTTCCGATCGATCTCGAAGAGTGAGGAAAATTTCTACCAGGATTATCTCGACGATTCTACCGACGGACAGGCAAGAGCGGAAGTGACGGCCGATCCGGGAAATCGGTCTGCGTCCAGCAGCGGCGAAATCCGGCTGACGTACGGGTGGGGCAACGGCGATCGCCGCCACCTGGTTCATGCCGCGGTTCGAGCCCGAAAAGTCCAGAGCCAATATGGCGGCGCCGCCGAGCCGACAGACCTTGGTGAACGCAAGCTTGGAGACAAGTTTCCGGTTCCGCGTCCAGCTTCATTAGAGTTCGGAGAGCAGGATCGAACCGAAGTCAGGCAGATGACACTTGGGCTGTCTTACAATGGCGTGTGGAGAAATGTCGGGGAGCTCAGTCTCGGATTACAGAAGACCGATTATGACAAGCGCGTAGACTTCCCCGGGACTGTGCCCGACACAAGGGCGATAGACAAACCTTGGCTCTTCAATGCCGCCTTGGCCATTCACGCCTACACGGCAATTGCCGTTTACGGCAGCTACACCTGCGGCCTGGAGGAAAGCGGAACGGCGCCGGGAAATGCTGCCAATCGCAACGAAGCGCTTCCGGCCATCCGAACCAAGCAGATCGACGTCGGAGTAAGGCTATCCGTCGCCCCAGGATTGCGCCTGCTTGCAGGCGCTTTCGATATCACCAAGCCCTATTTCAGCACCGACGAGGATAATATTTTCACCGCGCTCGGTCAGGTCAGGCATCGTGGTTTCGAAATCAGCATGACGGCAAACCCGACAAAGCAGGTCAGCATCGTCGCCGGCGCGGTGGTCATGGACCCGAAGGTCACAGGCGAAGCTGTCGAGCTCGGGCGCGTTGGGAGGAGGCCGCTCGGGCAGGAAAAGGTCACCTTCACGGGCGACGTCGATTATCGTCTGCCATGGCTCGACGGCGCTTCGCTCGACCTGTCGCTTACCTGGACCGGGCGCCGGCCCTCGTCCCGGGACAAGGTCGTGAGCACAGATCCATATCTGAACCTCGATTTGGGGGCTCGCTACGCTTTCAAGCTGGGCAATTTTCCAGCTCTGCTTCGGCTGCAACTGCGCAACCTGACGAATAGCAACGGATAG
- a CDS encoding GlxA family transcriptional regulator has product MSALERRSPATEARSARSRPYVVGFLLPPEFVLLSYAAALEPLRAANTLSGKTLYVWKRITVGGGPVTALTGGTFEADYAVGDDFIPDLVLVCCPSDSTRFRDEAVFAWLRQIERKGGAVGGISGGVFILARAGLLEGYRSSVAWPRISAFREEFPEHPVTESLFVFDGNRITCGGGLSSSDMMHALIKAHHGHELADAVSEWFLQTQIRTDRDPQRMSLRYRLGVSNGTVIKAISHMEQSLEQPLSIAELAKLTGTSVRQLQRLFKTHMNASIATIYRDLRLAGAQKLLQQTTNSITEIGISAGFTSLAHFSHAFRTKYGYPPSLERMPRPD; this is encoded by the coding sequence ATGTCTGCGCTCGAACGTCGTTCACCGGCCACCGAGGCCCGCTCGGCCCGTTCACGTCCATATGTCGTAGGCTTCCTGTTGCCCCCGGAATTCGTGTTACTATCCTACGCGGCAGCCCTTGAGCCATTGCGTGCTGCCAACACTCTTTCAGGCAAAACGCTATACGTCTGGAAACGGATCACAGTCGGAGGAGGGCCTGTCACGGCGCTGACGGGAGGCACCTTTGAGGCAGATTATGCCGTCGGAGACGATTTCATTCCGGACCTTGTTCTTGTTTGCTGTCCCTCCGATTCCACGCGGTTTCGCGATGAGGCCGTCTTTGCCTGGTTGCGGCAGATCGAGCGTAAAGGCGGGGCCGTCGGCGGAATTTCCGGTGGGGTGTTCATTCTTGCGCGAGCTGGGCTGCTGGAGGGATATCGTAGTTCCGTCGCGTGGCCGCGCATTTCCGCGTTCCGCGAAGAGTTCCCAGAGCATCCGGTAACCGAATCCTTGTTCGTGTTTGACGGCAATCGGATTACTTGCGGTGGCGGCTTATCCTCAAGCGACATGATGCACGCTCTGATCAAGGCGCATCATGGCCACGAACTTGCCGATGCTGTCAGCGAATGGTTCCTCCAAACGCAAATCCGTACGGATCGCGACCCTCAGCGAATGTCGCTGCGTTATCGCTTGGGCGTCTCGAACGGCACGGTAATCAAAGCGATAAGCCATATGGAACAGAGCCTGGAACAGCCACTTTCGATCGCAGAACTCGCCAAGCTTACGGGAACATCGGTACGTCAACTGCAGCGATTGTTCAAAACGCATATGAACGCTTCGATTGCGACGATCTACCGGGACCTCCGTTTGGCCGGTGCGCAGAAACTTCTGCAGCAAACGACCAATTCCATAACGGAGATCGGTATCTCGGCGGGTTTCACGAGCCTTGCCCATTTCTCGCATGCCTTCCGTACGAAGTATGGATATCCGCCCTCTCTCGAACGAATGCCTCGACCCGATTGA